TTTCGGGATCTGGTTTTGATCCTCTCGGCGGGGGACGGTGGACCGTTGACCGATGACCTTGTTCTTCAAAGCGAAGCTTCGTCTCAAACTCAAAGCATCTTCTCGCTCTTCAATACGGTCTTCTCGGTTATGTTGTCCCCTGAATGGGCAGAGCACTATAATAGGTTATTCGAACATAAGCGAGGTGCAGAGGTGAAGAAGGGATGCAAGCTGATCTATCAGTTCAAGATAATTCTTCTAGACATCACACCGTTAATCTGGAGAAGAATACAGGTTCCGGATATCTACACCTTCTGGGATCTTCACGTCGCTATTCAGGATGCCATGGGCTGGTCTGACTATCATCTCCACGAATTCCAGGTCGTTGATCCGAAGAGTGACGAGCTCGTTTATATAGGGCTTCCGATTGAAGACACCTTCAAGGAAGTTCACGATTCCAGAGAACTGCGCATTTCCGATTATCTTTCAATCAATAATCGGAAGGCCTCTTACCTCTATGACTTCGGCGACAACTGGATCCACGATATTCTTCTCGAAGATGTTCTCGGTAGAGACTTGAGTGTCAAGTATCCAAGGTGTATCGCCGGTGAACGAGCCTGTCCGCCTGAAGATGTAGGAGGAACAATGGGTTATCGGGATCTTGTTGAGGCAATGAAAAATAAGAACCGCCCCGATCGAGAAGATCTGATCGACTGGCTGGGAAAAGAATACGATC
This portion of the Mesotoga sp. BH458_6_3_2_1 genome encodes:
- a CDS encoding plasmid pRiA4b ORF-3 family protein, whose product is FRDLVLILSAGDGGPLTDDLVLQSEASSQTQSIFSLFNTVFSVMLSPEWAEHYNRLFEHKRGAEVKKGCKLIYQFKIILLDITPLIWRRIQVPDIYTFWDLHVAIQDAMGWSDYHLHEFQVVDPKSDELVYIGLPIEDTFKEVHDSRELRISDYLSINNRKASYLYDFGDNWIHDILLEDVLGRDLSVKYPRCIAGERACPPEDVGGTMGYRDLVEAMKNKNRPDREDLIDWLGKEYDPESFDRMQIHFDDPDERLKNTY